The Vulpes lagopus strain Blue_001 chromosome 6, ASM1834538v1, whole genome shotgun sequence genome has a segment encoding these proteins:
- the LOC121492753 gene encoding proline-rich receptor-like protein kinase PERK2 codes for MFGRDLKEPARLRLSTAPPSGTPSGTLETPPETPPETPPQTLSETPPETPPQTLSETPPETPETPPDFSLPQRLPQRRPQRLPQRRPEIPSETPPQIPSETPPETPSETRPRRRRARRRQGAGSAGRFTRHRGPSSPRAPAPGLSTPAGSLTAAAHAELPAAATPAHARRGQEAADARQAGGQGPRGTERRRQPGAPAPRRPPARAPAPRPDPPERPEPQAPAGAPPSGVPRPARPPASLCPLARRLRPSPDARLPLPELRHLRAPESADLTDPRRPEDASPGPL; via the coding sequence ATGTTTGGAAGGGACTTGAAAGAACCAGCACGACTGCGGCTGTCCACCGCACCGCCCTCAGGGACGCCCTCAGGGACGCTGGAGACTCCCCCAGAGACGCCTCCAGAGACGCCCCCACAGACTCTGTCAGAGACGCCTCCAGAGACGCCCCCACAAACTCTGTCAGAGACGCCTCCAGAGACGCCCGAAACGCCCCCAGACTTCTCACTCCCCCAGAGACTCCCTCAGAGACGCCCCCAGAGACTCCCTCAGAGACGCCCCGAGATTCCCTCAGAGACGCCCCCACAGATTCCTTCAGAGACGCCCCCAGAGACTCCCTCAGAGACGCGCCCCAGACGCCGCCGCGCCCGGCGGCGTCAGGGAGCCGGGTCTGCGGGTCGGTTCACCCGCCACCGCGGTCCGTCGagcccgcgcgcccccgcgccgGGCCTGAGCACACCCGCCGGGTCGCTAACCGCCGCCGCGCATGCAGAGCTTCCGGCGGCCGCGACCCCCGCTCACGCCCGGCGGGGACAGGAGGCGGCGGACGCCCGGCAGGCGGGCGGGCAGGGACCGCGGGGCACCGAGAGGAGGCGGCAGCCCGGAGCGCCCGCCCCCCGTCGCCCTCCCGCCCGGGCCCCGGCTCCGAGGCCTGACCCGCCCGAGCGGCCCGAGCCCCAGGCTCCCGCGGGCGCACCGCCGAGCGGCGTCCCCAGGCCCGCCAGGCCCCCAGCTTCGCTCTGCCCGCTCGCACGCCGCTTGCGCCCCTCCCCCGACGCTCGTCTCCCGCTTCCGGAACTTCGGCACCTCCGGGCCCCGGAGTCAGCTGACCTGACCGACCCGCGGCGGCCGGAGGACGCGAGCCCGGGGCCCCTGTGA
- the USP38 gene encoding ubiquitin carboxyl-terminal hydrolase 38 codes for MRLLRRRRRCPVPLPPRSGRACAAARGPPRPATMDKILEGLVSSSHPLPLKRVIVRKVVESAELWLDGAQCAAMFGLTTRLILEGPDPFRRQVGRQVLEAYARYHRPEFEAFFSRPFVQGLLRQGYGSLGGQDVAILDYIHNGLRLLRSCPSVLDLFGLLRLEVPRMLCERPGPPLCARLSDLLGDFAQCIPRGQPAVAFCQQLVRTMGHFQCASTQERELREYVSQVTRVGGLLQSIWKAEPSALLPSLQEVFASLSATDTSFEPSVALASLVQHIPLQMITVLIRSLTTDPNVKDASMTQALCRMIDWLSWPLAQHVDTWVIALLKGLAAVQKFTILIDVTLLKIELVFNRLWFPLVRPGALAVLSHMLLSFQHSPEAFHLIVPHVVNLVHSFKSDGLPSSTAFLVQLTELIHCMMYHYSGFPDLYEPILEAIKDFPKPSEEKIKLILNQSAWTSQSNSLASCLSRLSGKSETGKTGLINLGNTCYMNSVIQALFMATDFRRQVLSLNLNGCNSLMKKLQHLFAFLAHTQREAYAPRVFFEASRPPWFTPRSQQDCSEYLRFLLDRLHEEEKILKVQSSHKPSESLGCNETSLQEVASKAAVLTENPCTSDGEKTLIETMFGGKLRTHIRCLNCRSTSQKVEAFTDLSLAFCPSSSVENLSFQDPASSRNTQDGGLTQANAPGPAEEPATAAFICDSAMNERMLGSPPDEFCCTENNESSKILVNKDVPQKPGGGSTPSVTDLLNYFLAPEILTGDNQYYCENCASLQNAEKTMQITEEPEYLILTLLRFSYDQKYHVRRKILDNVSLPLVLELPVKRTTSFSSLSESWSIDVDFTDISENLAKKLKPSGTEEACCSRLVPYLLNSVVVHSGVSSESGHYYSYARNITGTESSYQMCHQSETLALASSQSHLLGRNSPNAVIEQDLETKEMSKEWFLFNDSRVTFTSFQSVQKITSRFPKDTAYVLLYKKQNSTNALSGNSSTSGLWVNGDPPLQKELMDAITKDNKLYLQEQELNARARALQAASASCSFRPNGFDDNDPPGSCGPTGGGGGGGFNTVGRLVF; via the exons ATGCGGCTgctgaggcggcggcggcggtgccCCGTCCCGCTGCCGCCGCGCTCCGGCCGCGCCTGCGCCGCCGCCCgcgggcccccgcgccccgcgacCATGGACAAGATCCTGGAGGGGCTGGTGAGCTCCTCGCACCCGCTGCCCCTGAAGCGCGTGATCGTGCGCAAGGTGGTGGAGTCGGCCGAGCTGTGGCTGGACGGCGCGCAGTGCGCGGCCATGTTCGGGCTGACCACGCGGCTCATCCTGGAGGGCCCCGACCCGTTCCGGCGGCAGGTGGGCCGCCAGGTGCTGGAGGCCTACGCGCGCTACCACCGGCCGGAGTTCGAGGCCTTCTTCAGCCGGCCGTTCGTGCAGGGGCTGCTGCGGCAGGGCTACGGCTCGCTGGGCGGGCAGGACGTGGCCATCCTGGACTACATCCACAACGGCCTGCGGCTGCTCAGGAGCTGCCCGTCGGTGCTGGACCTGTTCGGGCTGCTGCGGCTCGAGGTGCCGCGGATGCTGTGCGAGCGGCCGGGGCCGCCGCTGTGCGCGCGCCTCAGCGACCTGCTGGGCGACTTCGCGCAGTGCATCCCGCGGGGGCAGCCGGCCGTCGCCTTCTGCCAGCAGCTGGTGCGGACCATGGGCCACTTCCAGTGCGCGTCCACGCAGGAGCGGGAGCTGCGCGAGTACGTGTCCCAGGTGACGCGGGTGGGCGGCCTGCTGCAGAGCATCTGGAAGGCCGAGCCCAGCGCGCTGCTGCCCTCCCTGCAGGAGGTCTTCGCCAGCCTGTCGGCCACAG atacatcaTTTGAACCTTCTGTAGCACTGGCAAGCCTCGTGCAGCATATTCCTCTTCAGATGATTACGGTTCTCATCAGGAGCCTAACTACGGATCCAAATGTAAAAGATGCAAGCATGACCCAAGCTCTTTGCAG AATGATTGACTGGCTCTCCTGGCCCTTGGCTCAGCATGTGGATACGTGGGTGATTGCACTCCTAAAAGGACTGGCAGCTGTCCAGAAGTTTACTATTTTGATAGATGTTACTTTACTGAAAATAGAACTG gtttttaaTCGACTTTGGTTTCCTCTTGTGAGACCTGGTGCTCTTGCAGTTCTTTCTCACATGCTGCTCAGTTTTCAGCATTCTCCAGAGGCGTTTCATCTG attGTTCCTCATGTAGTTAATTTGGTTCACTCCTTCAAAAGTGATGGTCTGCCTTCCAGTACAGCCTTCTTAGTGCAGTTAACAGAATTGATACACTGTATGATGTATCATTATTCTGGATTTCCAGATCTCTATGAACCTATTTTGGAAGCAATAAAG GATTTCCCTAAGCCCAGTGAAGAGAAGATTAAATTGATTCTCAATCAAAGTGCCTGGACTTCTCAATCCAATTCTTTGGCCTCTTGCTTGTCTAGACTTTCTGGAAAATCTGAAACGGGGAAAACTGGTCTTATTAATCTAGGAAATACATGTTATATGAACAGTGTTATACAAGCATTATTTATGGCTACAGA tttcaggAGACAAGTATTATCTTTAAATCTAAATGGGTGCAAttcattaatgaaaaaattacaGCATCTTTTTGCCTTTTTGGCTCATACACAG AGAGAAGCATATGCCCCTCGGGTGTTCTTTGAGGCTTCCAGACCTCCATGGTTTACCCCCAGATCACAGCAAGACTGCTCTGAATACCTCAGGTTTCTACTAGACAg GCtacatgaagaagaaaagatctTGAAAGTTCAGTCCTCACACAAGCCTTCTGAAAGTCTGGGGTGCAATGAAACTTCTTTACAGGAAGTAGCCAGTAAGGCAGCTGTACTAACAGAGAACCCTTGCACAAGTGATGGTGAGAAGACTTTAATAGAAACAATGTTTGGAGGAAAACTACGAACTCACATACGTTGTTTGAACTGCAGGAGTACCTCACAAAAAGTAGAAGCCTTTACAGATCTTTCACTGGCCTTttgtccttcctcttctgttgAAAACTTGTCTTTTCAAGATCCAGCATCATCGCGCAATACACAAGACGGTGGTCTAACGCAAGCCAATGCACCTGGTCCTGCAGAAGAACCAGCAACAGCTGCCTTTATTTGTGACTCAGCTATGAATGAGAGAATGTTAGGCAGTCCTCCTGATGAATTTTGCTGTACTGAAAACAATGAATCTAGCAAGATTCTTGTTAATAAAGATGTACCTCAGAAGCCAGGAGGTGGAAGCACACCTTCAGTAACTGacttactaaattattttttggcTCCAGAGATTCTTACTGGCGACAACCAGTATTATTGTGAAAACTGTGCCTCTTTGCAGAATGCCGAGAAAACTATGCAAATCACAGAGGAGCCTGAGTACCTTATTCTTACTCTCCTGAGATTTTCATATGATCAGAAGTATCATGtgagaagaaaaattttagacAATGTGTCACTGCCACTGGTTTTGGAGTTGCCAGTTAAAAGAactacttctttctcttctttgtcagAAAGTTGGTCTATAGATGTTGACTTCACTGATATTAGTGAGAACCTAGCTAAAAAATTAAAGCCTTCTGGAACTGAAGAAGCTTGCTGCTCCAGATTGGTGCCGTATCTATTAAATTCCGTTGTCGTTCACTCTGGTGTATCATCTGAAAGTGGGCATTACTATTCTTATGCCAGAAACATCACAGGTACAGAGTCTTCATACCAGATGTGCCATCAGTCTGAAACTCTGGCATTAGCGTCCTCCCAGAGTCATTTACTAGGGAGAAATAGTCCCAATGCAGTGATTGAACAGGATTTAGAAACTAAGGAAATGTCAaaagaatggtttttatttaatgACAGCAGAGTGACATTTACTTCATTTCAGTCAGTCCAGAAAATTACGAGTAGGTTTCCAAAGGACACCGCTTATGTGCTTTTGTATAAAAAACAGAATAGCACTAATGCTTTAAGTGGTAACAGTTCAACCAGTGGACTCTGGGTAAATGGAGACCCACCGCTACAGAAAGAACTTATGGATGCTATAACAAAAGACAATAAACTGTATTTACAG gaacAAGAGTTGAATGCTCGAGCCCGGGCCCTTCAAGCTGCATCTGCCTCCTGTTCATTTCGGCCCAATGGATTTGATGACAATGACCCACCAGGAAGCTGTGGACCAactggtggagggggtggaggaggattTAATACAGTTGGCAGACTCGTATTTTGA